One region of Desmodus rotundus isolate HL8 chromosome 11, HLdesRot8A.1, whole genome shotgun sequence genomic DNA includes:
- the TBPL1 gene encoding TATA box-binding protein-like 1 isoform X2: MDADSDVALDILITNVVCVFRTRCHLNLRKIALEGANVIYKRDVGKVLMKLRKPRITATIWSSGKIICTGATSEEEAKFGARRLARCLQKLGFQVIFTDFKVVNVLAVCNMPFEIRLPEFTKNNRPHASYEPELHPAVCYRIKSLRATLQIFSTGSITVTGPNVKAVATAVEQIYPFVFESRKEIL, encoded by the exons ATGGATGCAGACAGTGATGTTGCATTGGACATTCTAATTACAAATGTAGTCTGTGTTTTTAGAACAAGATGCCATTTGAACTTAAGGAAGATTGCTTTGGAGGGAGCAAATGTAATTTATAAGCGCGATGTTGGA aaagtattAATGAAGCTTAGAAAACCTAGAATTACAGCTACAATTTGGTCCTCAGGAAAAATTATTTGCACTGGAGCAACAAG TGAAGAAGAAGCTAAATTTGGTGCCAGACGTTTAGCCCGCTGTCTGCAGAAACTAGGTTTTCAg GTAATATTTACAGATTTTAAGGTTGTTAACGTTTTAGCAGTATGTAACATGCCATTTGAAATCCGTTTGCCAGAGTTCACAAAGAACAACAGACCTCATGCCAG TTATGAACCTGAACTTCATCCTGCTGTGTGCTATCGGATAAAATCTCTACGAGCTACGTTACAGATCTTTTCAACAGGAAGTATTACAGTAACAG GGCCCAATGTCAAGGCTGTTGCTACTGCCGTGGAACAGATTTACCCGTTTGTGTTtgaaagcaggaaagaaattttataa